GGATCGCTGGTCATTACCGTGGCTCCGGCCATCGGCCCGACCGTCGGCGGCGCGGTGACCACAGTGCTGCCGTGGCGCGCGATTTTCGTCATCGCCATTCCGCTGGTGCTAATCGCAGCATGCATCGGCATGAAGTGCATTGAGCAGAAGACACCGACCGAGGCTGCCTATCTTGACCCGATTCAGCTTGGGTCCATTGTTGTCGCGTTGGTCGGTCTGGTGCTGGCGCTCAACCAAGGTGGCGTGGCCATCAGTGCGGCGGTGTCCGGCAAGTCAGCCACACGCTCCGGCATTATCGCCATTGTCAGTCTGATTGCGGGCCTCGCCTTGTTGATCGTGTTCGCCATGAGTTCCAAGCGTGCCTTCTCCCCGCTGCTGCGCCTTGGCATTCTCAAGGATCCCGCCGTACTGTTACACGCCTGCGCATATCTGCTGCTGCCATTGGTCGCCATCGGCTACGGCTATGTCATCACCAATGTGGCACAGCTCTCGCTCGGTACCACGGCATTTGTGGCCGGCTCTCTGGTACTGCCCGGAGCACTGGTCGGCGCTGTCTGTGCCCCGCTTGGCGGCTGGTTCTACGATAAGTTCGGCGCGGTCAAGCCGATTCTGATTCCGATCGGCATCGCTATTTTGGGCCCAGTGCTTATGCTGGTGTTCTCGATGCAGCTTACGCCCTTGCTGCTCGCCGGATTCTATTTCATTTTCGGTCTGTTCTATTCCATCGGCAATGCGAATGTGATGACCAGTGGCCTGTCGGAGGTCTCTCCCGAGTTCAAGCCGGACGGCAACGCCATTTTCAACACGTGTCTTCAGTTTGGCGGCGCTGCCGGTACCGCACTGTTCTCCACGATTCTTTCCGTGGCTCAGGCCGGCGCAGGAGAAGAAGGCACCGCTGAGTTTGCTCACGCCACTGCCGTCGGCGGCACATGGACGTTTGCCACGATGACGGTTATCTGCCTGATTGGCTGGTGCTGTCTGGCCACC
This DNA window, taken from Bifidobacterium longum subsp. longum JCM 1217, encodes the following:
- a CDS encoding MFS transporter, which gives rise to MPEQHIDNEKIPTRLIGAIVAVGSLAFIGILTETVMTVLFPALMREFHVDTATVQWITTIYLLAVAATMPISSFLKRRFALKTIFLAAVILAIVGSLIMIVAQAFPLLIVARIIQGIGSGVATPLMINIILEQSPRSKIGRLMGVGSLVITVAPAIGPTVGGAVTTVLPWRAIFVIAIPLVLIAACIGMKCIEQKTPTEAAYLDPIQLGSIVVALVGLVLALNQGGVAISAAVSGKSATRSGIIAIVSLIAGLALLIVFAMSSKRAFSPLLRLGILKDPAVLLHACAYLLLPLVAIGYGYVITNVAQLSLGTTAFVAGSLVLPGALVGAVCAPLGGWFYDKFGAVKPILIPIGIAILGPVLMLVFSMQLTPLLLAGFYFIFGLFYSIGNANVMTSGLSEVSPEFKPDGNAIFNTCLQFGGAAGTALFSTILSVAQAGAGEEGTAEFAHATAVGGTWTFATMTVICLIGWCCLATAFRIRAARKRA